A single window of Dehalococcoidia bacterium DNA harbors:
- a CDS encoding enoyl-CoA hydratase-related protein, translated as MEYTAIGFEQDGGVATITLNRPEAFNSLNMAMAQELFDAAHRCDADPAIRAVLITGAGRAFCGGGDLKSFAAQADTPRHLKEVTTYLHGAISRLARSDKPTIAAVNGAAAGAGFSLMLACDLALAARSAKLTMAYTKAGLSPDGSSSFYLPRIVGMRRALELTLTNRVLSAEEAEDWGIVCRAVPDAELLPESRALAAQLAEGATLAFGKAKALLRGSFSESLETQMENETQAISELARTADYREGSAAFFEKRAPRFSGR; from the coding sequence ATGGAGTACACCGCGATCGGTTTCGAACAGGACGGCGGCGTGGCGACGATCACGCTGAACCGGCCCGAGGCCTTCAACTCGCTGAACATGGCAATGGCGCAGGAGCTGTTCGACGCCGCGCACCGTTGCGACGCCGACCCGGCGATCCGCGCCGTGCTGATCACCGGCGCCGGGCGCGCCTTCTGCGGCGGCGGCGATCTGAAGAGCTTCGCCGCGCAGGCCGACACGCCGCGCCATCTGAAAGAGGTCACCACCTATTTGCACGGCGCGATCTCGCGCCTGGCCCGCAGCGACAAGCCGACGATCGCCGCGGTGAACGGCGCGGCGGCCGGCGCCGGCTTCAGCTTGATGCTGGCCTGCGACCTGGCGCTGGCGGCGCGGTCGGCGAAGCTCACGATGGCCTACACGAAGGCCGGCCTCTCGCCCGACGGCAGCTCCAGCTTCTATCTGCCGCGCATCGTCGGCATGCGTCGAGCGCTCGAGCTGACGCTGACCAACCGCGTGCTCAGCGCGGAAGAGGCCGAGGACTGGGGCATCGTCTGCCGCGCCGTGCCGGACGCGGAGCTCCTGCCGGAGTCGCGGGCGCTGGCGGCGCAGCTCGCGGAGGGCGCCACGCTCGCCTTCGGCAAGGCGAAGGCGCTGCTGCGCGGCAGCTTCTCCGAGTCGCTGGAGACGCAGATGGAGAACGAGACGCAGGCGATCTCCGAGCTCGCGCGCACGGCCGACTACCGCGAGGGCAGCGCCGCCTTCTTCGAGAAGCGGGCGCCGCGCTTCAGCGGGCGATAG
- a CDS encoding Nramp family divalent metal transporter has protein sequence MAEPRRTPGPLGLGAALLHRFRRHAAPDAAAARPESAEPHRSTPYERRTQRTLAAQGALQTAIRRFHIPRTPLLWLAIFGPGLIAANAGNDAGGIATYAQAGASYGYSLLWVILIVTFSLGVVQEMCARMGAVTGKGFSDLIREQFGIRWTLFVAVALFIANTGVAFSEFIGIGAAMELFHVSRYIAVPVAAAVLWLIVVRGSYKAVERIFLAMTVVFFAYPISALLGHPDWLAVAKGTLVPTLHANPDYLKVLVALIGTTITPYMQVYVQSAVAEKGITPRDYPLERADVYAGTIFGNLISFFIIVATGATLFLHGAGVQINTASEAAKALEPLAGAGATVLFAVGLLGASLLAGAVLPLTTAYSVAEAFGFEKGVSMGFREAPVFMGIFTGLIGVGALVALIPGLPVFQVLLIIQVVNGLLLPVVLIAALRLTNDAELMGQYRNGRVFNFIAIATVVFVIALSSFLLLATVLQPFGVGFGS, from the coding sequence GTGGCAGAGCCGAGGAGGACCCCGGGCCCTCTGGGACTGGGGGCTGCACTCCTGCACCGCTTCCGGCGCCACGCCGCACCGGACGCCGCTGCCGCGCGCCCCGAAAGCGCTGAACCGCACCGCTCGACTCCCTACGAACGACGCACGCAGCGCACCCTCGCCGCGCAGGGTGCGCTGCAAACGGCGATCCGCCGTTTCCACATCCCCCGTACGCCTCTGCTCTGGCTGGCGATCTTCGGCCCCGGCCTGATCGCGGCCAACGCCGGCAATGACGCGGGAGGCATCGCCACCTATGCCCAGGCCGGCGCCTCCTACGGCTACTCGCTGCTCTGGGTGATCCTGATCGTCACCTTCTCGCTGGGCGTGGTGCAGGAGATGTGCGCCCGCATGGGCGCCGTCACCGGCAAGGGCTTCTCCGACCTGATCCGCGAGCAGTTCGGCATTCGCTGGACGCTGTTCGTCGCGGTTGCGCTGTTCATCGCCAACACGGGCGTGGCATTCTCGGAGTTCATCGGCATCGGCGCGGCGATGGAGCTGTTCCACGTCTCGCGCTACATTGCCGTGCCCGTCGCCGCGGCCGTGCTCTGGCTGATCGTCGTGCGCGGTTCGTACAAGGCGGTGGAGCGCATCTTCCTGGCGATGACCGTGGTGTTCTTCGCCTACCCCATCTCCGCCCTGCTGGGCCACCCGGACTGGCTTGCCGTCGCGAAGGGCACACTTGTGCCCACGCTGCACGCCAACCCCGACTACCTCAAGGTGTTGGTCGCGCTGATCGGCACGACGATCACGCCGTACATGCAGGTCTATGTGCAGTCGGCCGTGGCGGAGAAGGGCATCACGCCGCGCGATTACCCTCTGGAGCGGGCCGATGTCTACGCCGGCACGATCTTCGGCAACCTGATCTCGTTTTTCATCATCGTCGCCACGGGCGCCACGCTCTTCCTGCACGGCGCCGGCGTGCAGATCAACACGGCCAGCGAGGCGGCGAAGGCGCTGGAGCCGCTGGCCGGCGCGGGCGCCACCGTGCTCTTCGCCGTTGGCCTGCTGGGCGCCTCGCTGCTGGCCGGCGCCGTGCTGCCGCTCACCACGGCCTATTCGGTGGCGGAGGCGTTCGGCTTCGAGAAGGGCGTCTCGATGGGCTTTCGCGAGGCGCCGGTGTTCATGGGTATCTTCACGGGGCTGATCGGCGTCGGCGCCCTGGTGGCGCTGATTCCCGGCCTGCCCGTCTTCCAGGTGTTGCTGATCATCCAGGTCGTCAATGGGCTGCTGCTGCCCGTGGTGCTGATCGCGGCGCTGCGGCTCACCAACGACGCCGAGTTGATGGGCCAGTACCGCAACGGCCGCGTGTTCAATTTCATCGCGATCGCCACCGTGGTCTTTGTGATCGCGCTCTCGTCGTTCCTGCTGCTGGCCACGGTGCTGCAGCCCTTCGGTGTCGGCTTCGGCAGTTGA
- a CDS encoding HlyD family efflux transporter periplasmic adaptor subunit: MATIGERARQSGLRFPPGQAIALLVVLAGGAFLGWYGFQAAFGSGSTAAAPLATITVEPQTIAQTAQTSGTITTPENTKLAFQNPGRLATINVKVGQSVRAGDVIATEDPTQLQIQLNTAQSQEKSAQAKLDALTAGATPDVIEAAKAQVAAAQAAAAQAQNQLQTANTSKVTAANGITTAQNQVATATNSVQTAQATVQQAQSQVQTAQDNYQALLNGPTPQDLAVAQAAVDAAKVSLDTAQYNYDRLVNHTDMVTRPEYTALVQAEAGYQQALAALANAQPQPPNPLDVANAQLAVNTAQQQLAIAQANLSNAQSDAATAATTGLPAPSSTCFSLSNGTEACPTGGTIGSPSSSGASSASSASAATSQTNAQTQVNQASSAVISAQAAYQQALNNLQKLVTPYSTQDFGGLQAQVTSAKSALDTAQTNFNNYLNLADLPGRSETTALNQAQSGYNTAVANYNKTVAPPKDTDVQNAQAALQSAQANLQSAQAAEANAEVAVGTAGVGVSNAVANAGNSDSAIASAQSGVASANETIVSAQKKLTQTTAPPLATDIVQATESVTQAHQAVLTAQNNLTFATLTAPFSGVVATVAGNPGDQVTSGTTIAQIVNTTNIELDAQVDETTYGQIAAGMPVTVALDSLPNTRLTGFITTIVPSGATTQGVVLYPVVITLTVPPGQPLPPVGASASSIQIIVQAKTNALGVPANYIYRDAGGNQVVDVVVDGKRVPTKVSTQGGIASAAVTEVTAGLKAGDKVTRPAAGKRTASSTFGQGGVQGLGGGGNQVIVGPGGGPGR; encoded by the coding sequence ATGGCGACGATCGGCGAACGGGCACGGCAATCCGGGCTGCGGTTCCCGCCCGGGCAGGCGATCGCGCTGCTGGTGGTGCTCGCCGGCGGCGCCTTCCTCGGCTGGTACGGGTTCCAGGCGGCGTTCGGCAGCGGCAGCACGGCCGCCGCGCCGCTCGCCACGATCACGGTCGAGCCGCAGACGATCGCGCAGACGGCGCAAACCTCCGGCACGATCACGACCCCGGAGAACACCAAGCTCGCCTTTCAGAATCCCGGCCGGCTGGCCACGATCAACGTCAAAGTGGGCCAGAGCGTGCGCGCCGGCGACGTGATCGCCACCGAAGACCCGACGCAATTGCAGATCCAGTTGAACACGGCGCAGTCGCAGGAGAAGAGCGCCCAGGCTAAGCTCGATGCGCTGACGGCCGGCGCCACGCCCGACGTGATCGAGGCGGCGAAGGCGCAGGTGGCGGCGGCGCAGGCGGCGGCGGCGCAGGCGCAGAACCAGCTCCAGACCGCGAACACCAGCAAGGTGACGGCGGCCAACGGCATCACCACGGCGCAGAACCAGGTGGCGACGGCTACCAACTCCGTACAAACCGCGCAGGCCACCGTGCAGCAGGCGCAAAGCCAGGTGCAGACCGCGCAGGATAACTACCAGGCGCTGCTCAACGGCCCCACCCCGCAGGACCTCGCCGTGGCGCAGGCGGCGGTCGATGCGGCCAAAGTCTCGCTGGATACGGCGCAGTACAACTACGACCGGCTCGTGAACCACACGGATATGGTCACGCGGCCGGAGTACACGGCGCTGGTGCAGGCGGAGGCGGGCTATCAGCAGGCGCTGGCGGCGCTGGCCAACGCGCAGCCGCAGCCGCCCAACCCGCTGGACGTGGCGAACGCGCAGCTCGCCGTGAACACGGCGCAGCAGCAGCTTGCCATCGCGCAGGCCAACCTCAGCAACGCGCAGAGCGACGCCGCCACCGCCGCGACCACGGGCCTGCCGGCGCCGTCCAGCACCTGCTTCTCGCTCAGCAACGGCACCGAGGCCTGCCCGACCGGCGGCACCATCGGCAGCCCAAGCAGCAGCGGCGCCAGCAGCGCCAGCAGCGCGTCGGCGGCGACATCGCAGACGAACGCGCAGACGCAGGTGAACCAGGCGAGTTCGGCGGTGATCTCGGCGCAGGCGGCCTACCAGCAGGCGCTCAACAACCTGCAAAAACTGGTGACGCCGTACTCGACGCAGGATTTCGGCGGGTTGCAGGCGCAGGTGACCTCGGCCAAGTCGGCGCTGGACACGGCGCAGACCAACTTCAACAACTATCTGAACCTCGCTGACCTGCCCGGCCGTAGCGAGACGACGGCGCTGAACCAGGCGCAGTCGGGCTACAACACGGCGGTGGCGAACTACAACAAGACCGTGGCGCCGCCCAAAGACACCGACGTGCAGAACGCCCAGGCCGCGCTGCAGAGCGCGCAGGCGAACCTGCAAAGCGCGCAGGCGGCCGAGGCGAACGCCGAAGTCGCGGTGGGCACGGCCGGCGTCGGGGTGAGCAACGCCGTCGCTAACGCCGGCAACTCGGACAGTGCGATCGCCTCGGCGCAGAGCGGCGTCGCCAGCGCCAACGAGACGATCGTCTCCGCGCAGAAGAAGCTGACGCAGACGACGGCGCCGCCGCTGGCCACCGATATCGTGCAGGCGACCGAGAGCGTGACACAGGCGCACCAGGCGGTGCTCACGGCGCAGAACAACCTGACCTTCGCCACGCTCACCGCGCCGTTCAGCGGCGTCGTCGCCACGGTGGCGGGCAATCCCGGCGACCAGGTGACCAGCGGCACGACGATCGCGCAGATCGTGAACACCACCAACATCGAGCTCGACGCGCAGGTCGATGAAACGACCTACGGGCAGATCGCCGCCGGCATGCCGGTCACCGTCGCGCTCGACTCGCTGCCCAACACCAGGTTGACCGGCTTCATCACCACGATCGTGCCCAGCGGCGCGACCACGCAGGGCGTGGTGCTCTATCCGGTGGTGATTACGCTGACGGTGCCGCCGGGCCAGCCGCTGCCGCCGGTTGGCGCCTCGGCCAGCTCCATTCAGATCATCGTGCAGGCGAAGACGAACGCGCTGGGGGTGCCGGCGAACTACATCTACCGCGACGCCGGCGGCAACCAGGTGGTGGACGTGGTGGTGGACGGCAAGCGCGTGCCGACCAAGGTGAGTACGCAGGGCGGTATCGCCAGCGCCGCCGTAACGGAGGTCACCGCGGGCCTGAAGGCCGGCGACAAGGTCACCAGGCCCGCGGCCGGCAAGCGGACAGCGAGTTCAACCTTCGGCCAGGGTGGGGTGCAGGGACTCGGCGGGGGCGGCAACCAGGTAATCGTCGGTCCGGGGGGCGGGCCGGGGCGCTAA
- a CDS encoding CBS domain-containing protein: MAMRSPVPLAALPVPALFLSQLLGGEVRDRAGDKIAMLRDLVVRLDPDEPYDRVIGIVAGIRRRPSYIPWDHVGELEGRDIVLSSTTLDLRPFERREGEMLLGRDVLDKQLVDIEGRRVIRANDLQLVLADGALRVVGVCVSGRALLRRLTGRYGHGLAPGERVISWEDVEGFAVRNPQVRLRVKYEKLSRLHPVEIAHIVEDLSVRQGAELVASLDDEVAADTLEELSEEQRADILEGLDEERAADILEHMGPDDAADALAELDEEKAESLLKRMEAEEAQDVRELMTYEEDTAGGIMTTDYVVMPQGLTAAQAIARLRALEWKPEFLHYVYLVDDEQHEKLLGVLSLRNLILADPQSPLAEIAESEFRTAAPDDDAVEVAQLMAEYNLVALPVVDAEGCLQGIVTIDDAMEWVLPEPVRHRLPRIFRG; the protein is encoded by the coding sequence ATGGCCATGCGCAGTCCTGTGCCGCTGGCCGCCCTGCCCGTGCCGGCGCTCTTCCTCTCGCAACTGCTCGGCGGCGAAGTGCGCGATCGCGCCGGCGACAAGATCGCGATGCTGCGCGACCTGGTCGTGCGCCTCGACCCCGATGAGCCCTACGACCGCGTGATCGGCATCGTCGCCGGCATTCGCCGCCGCCCGTCCTATATCCCCTGGGACCACGTGGGCGAGCTGGAGGGGCGCGACATCGTGCTCAGCTCCACCACGCTCGACCTGCGCCCCTTCGAGCGGCGTGAGGGCGAGATGCTGCTCGGCCGCGACGTGCTCGATAAGCAACTGGTCGACATCGAGGGCCGGCGCGTGATCCGCGCCAACGACCTGCAGCTCGTGCTGGCGGACGGCGCCCTTCGCGTGGTCGGCGTCTGCGTCAGCGGGCGGGCGCTGCTGCGGCGGCTCACCGGGCGCTACGGCCACGGGCTGGCGCCGGGCGAGCGTGTGATCAGCTGGGAGGACGTCGAGGGGTTCGCCGTGCGCAACCCGCAGGTGCGCCTGCGCGTCAAGTACGAGAAGCTTTCGCGCCTGCACCCGGTGGAGATCGCGCATATCGTCGAAGACCTCTCCGTGCGCCAGGGCGCCGAACTGGTGGCCTCGCTCGACGACGAGGTCGCCGCCGACACGCTGGAAGAGCTGAGCGAAGAGCAGCGGGCCGACATCCTCGAAGGGCTGGACGAAGAGCGCGCCGCCGACATCCTCGAACACATGGGGCCGGACGACGCCGCCGACGCCCTCGCCGAGCTGGATGAGGAGAAGGCCGAGAGCCTGCTCAAGCGCATGGAGGCCGAAGAGGCGCAGGACGTGCGCGAGTTGATGACCTATGAGGAGGACACGGCGGGCGGCATTATGACCACGGACTACGTGGTGATGCCGCAGGGCCTCACGGCGGCCCAGGCGATCGCGCGGTTGCGGGCGCTCGAATGGAAGCCGGAGTTCTTGCACTACGTCTACCTGGTGGACGACGAGCAGCACGAGAAGCTGCTGGGGGTGCTCTCGCTGCGCAACCTGATCCTGGCCGATCCGCAGTCGCCGCTGGCCGAGATCGCCGAGTCGGAGTTCCGCACGGCCGCCCCGGACGACGACGCGGTCGAAGTGGCGCAACTGATGGCCGAGTACAACCTGGTGGCGCTGCCGGTGGTCGACGCCGAGGGCTGCCTGCAGGGCATCGTCACGATCGACGACGCGATGGAGTGGGTGCTGCCGGAGCCGGTCCGCCACCGCCTCCCCCGCATCTTCCGCGGCTGA
- a CDS encoding OsmC family protein, protein MAETSVVVRLEDGFVFRGTDEDGLSIVMDASKDVAGSQERGPSPMRVLAMALGGCTGIDVISILRKMRQEVTAYEVRVSGPRAGEHPHVFTALEVEHVVHGRALNPENVRRAVELSATRYCPASAMLGKAAPLRHRYRVLDEAGAELATGAIGEP, encoded by the coding sequence ATGGCCGAGACGAGCGTGGTGGTGCGTCTGGAAGACGGTTTCGTCTTCCGCGGCACCGATGAGGACGGCCTCAGCATCGTGATGGACGCCAGCAAGGACGTTGCCGGCAGTCAGGAACGCGGCCCCAGCCCGATGCGCGTGCTGGCGATGGCGCTGGGCGGCTGCACGGGCATCGACGTGATCTCGATTCTGCGGAAGATGCGGCAGGAGGTCACCGCGTACGAGGTGCGCGTCTCCGGCCCGCGCGCCGGCGAACATCCGCACGTATTCACGGCGCTGGAGGTGGAGCACGTGGTACATGGGCGGGCGCTGAACCCGGAGAACGTGCGCCGCGCCGTCGAGCTGTCCGCCACGCGCTACTGCCCGGCCAGCGCCATGCTGGGCAAGGCGGCGCCGCTGCGACATCGCTACCGCGTGCTCGACGAAGCGGGCGCCGAGCTTGCCACGGGCGCGATCGGCGAGCCTTAG
- a CDS encoding TIGR03960 family B12-binding radical SAM protein has product MNATATTAPIVEIEALLGKVTKPARYVGGEWNQVTKDWEAMAVRIALAYPDVYDIGMSNLGLGILYDLLNRHENYVAERVYAPWADMERELRSSGTPLWSLETRHRLRDFDAVGFSLSYEMDYTNVLNMLDLAGIPVLARERTDSDPIVIAGGSGAFNPEPMTDFIDVFALGEGEELIQEVADVLGAWKRGGSGPRAELLRRLAGVQGCYVPGLYKAEYNADGTLKQTVPIDPAAPPAVMRRVAQFLPPVLTKPIVPYLETVHDRGAIEIQRGCTQGCRFCQAGMIYRPVRERSKEEVVEAARELLDNTGYNEISLMSLSTTDHTQIADIVEMLNAEFGERGLKVSLPSTRVDTFSVRVAEAVSKGKRHNITLAPEAGSQRMRDVINKLVTEDDLLGACENAFKNGWTSIKLYFMVGLPTETLDDVQGIVDVAAKVKQIGRRYAGGRARVRVSTSNFIPKPHTPFQWCPQATAAELEPRHRLLAEGCRRAGVEFTWNDPKESLLEAVLSRGDRRLGPAIYRAWQLGAKFDAWSEFHDWRIWQQAFAETGVDDGWYAYRERDLFETLPWQHIDSGVNVAYQRKEWHRTLNKVKTLDCHREACNVCGMQNLPAEQCVVKLDELKVQRRDARAGPAIVPITV; this is encoded by the coding sequence ATGAACGCAACCGCGACGACCGCGCCGATCGTGGAGATCGAGGCGCTGTTGGGCAAGGTGACGAAGCCTGCGCGCTACGTGGGCGGCGAGTGGAACCAGGTGACGAAGGACTGGGAGGCGATGGCCGTGCGCATCGCCCTCGCCTATCCGGACGTGTACGACATCGGCATGTCCAATTTGGGCCTCGGCATCCTCTACGACCTGCTCAACCGTCACGAGAACTACGTGGCCGAGCGTGTCTACGCGCCCTGGGCCGACATGGAGCGCGAGCTGCGCAGCAGCGGCACGCCGCTCTGGAGCCTGGAGACGCGCCACCGCCTGCGCGACTTCGACGCGGTCGGTTTCTCGCTCTCGTATGAGATGGACTACACCAACGTGCTCAACATGCTCGACCTCGCCGGCATCCCCGTGCTGGCGCGCGAGCGCACGGACAGCGACCCGATCGTGATCGCCGGCGGCAGCGGCGCGTTCAACCCGGAGCCGATGACCGACTTCATCGATGTCTTTGCGCTGGGCGAGGGAGAGGAGCTGATCCAGGAGGTCGCGGACGTGCTCGGCGCCTGGAAGCGTGGCGGGAGCGGCCCGCGGGCGGAACTGCTGCGGCGGCTGGCCGGCGTGCAGGGCTGCTATGTGCCGGGTCTCTACAAAGCCGAGTACAACGCCGACGGCACGCTGAAGCAGACCGTGCCGATCGACCCGGCCGCGCCGCCGGCGGTGATGCGCCGCGTGGCGCAGTTCCTGCCGCCCGTGTTGACGAAGCCGATCGTGCCCTACCTGGAGACCGTCCACGACCGCGGCGCGATCGAAATCCAGCGCGGCTGCACGCAGGGCTGCCGCTTCTGCCAGGCGGGCATGATCTACCGCCCGGTGCGCGAGCGCTCCAAAGAAGAGGTCGTCGAGGCGGCGCGTGAGCTGCTGGATAACACCGGTTACAACGAGATCTCGCTGATGTCGCTCAGCACCACGGACCACACGCAAATCGCGGACATCGTGGAGATGCTGAACGCCGAGTTCGGTGAGCGCGGCCTCAAGGTCTCGCTGCCCAGCACGCGCGTGGACACCTTCTCCGTGCGCGTGGCCGAGGCCGTCTCCAAGGGCAAGCGGCACAACATTACCCTGGCGCCGGAGGCCGGCAGCCAGCGCATGCGCGACGTGATCAACAAGCTCGTGACGGAAGATGACCTGCTCGGCGCCTGCGAGAACGCCTTCAAGAACGGCTGGACCAGCATCAAGCTCTATTTCATGGTCGGGCTGCCCACGGAGACGCTCGACGACGTACAGGGCATCGTCGACGTGGCGGCCAAAGTCAAGCAGATCGGCCGCAGGTACGCCGGTGGCCGGGCGCGCGTGCGTGTTTCCACCTCCAACTTCATTCCCAAGCCCCACACGCCCTTCCAGTGGTGCCCGCAGGCGACGGCCGCAGAGCTGGAGCCACGCCACCGCCTGCTGGCCGAGGGCTGCCGCCGCGCCGGCGTCGAGTTCACCTGGAACGACCCGAAGGAGAGCCTGCTGGAGGCCGTGCTCTCGCGCGGGGACCGGCGGCTGGGTCCGGCAATCTACCGCGCCTGGCAGCTCGGCGCGAAGTTCGACGCCTGGAGCGAGTTCCACGACTGGCGCATCTGGCAGCAGGCCTTCGCCGAGACGGGTGTGGACGACGGTTGGTACGCCTACCGCGAGCGTGATCTGTTCGAGACGCTGCCCTGGCAGCACATCGATTCGGGCGTGAACGTGGCCTACCAGCGCAAGGAGTGGCACCGCACGCTGAACAAGGTGAAGACGCTGGACTGCCACCGCGAGGCATGCAACGTCTGCGGCATGCAGAACCTGCCGGCCGAACAGTGTGTGGTGAAGCTGGACGAATTGAAGGTGCAGCGCCGCGACGCCAGAGCCGGCCCGGCGATCGTGCCGATCACCGTGTAG
- a CDS encoding diguanylate cyclase encodes MMHSVEPDAGTDAIQPTSGQTDHTSSDSPADSPADLATRAVDLIGGAALGAAEVQALCGALPCAVAITDAMGRPLVLNAAAEALLGVSFAELATAAHPARTLRLISHGGARLRPRDWPLALTLRSGRAVRGATLGLLRRDGVQRWLQVDCVPVLGRAGRVLGTVCSIADVTSLWQSAADLRPLAAIVASADDAMIGCSLDGTVFAWNEAAARLYGVSSAGALDRPLRTVLPAGHAAAIEGMLRRSAAGGAAVNNEADLRDQHGQRRRLSVTVSPIGADAGCVSAASVIVRDVTERRRAEAALAASERRYRELFTNATDMMFTHDLSGRFLSMNDTGLRTLGYTLDEVLRLVMEEIGGPLGAGQALEQTQRLLAGDGAATYEIAFLARDGHCLQLEVSARLISNHGRPAAVHGIARDVGERKRTEAQLRYQALHDALTGLPNRALFYDRLQQGIAAAVRDHESLALLFLDLDRFKTVNDALGHRAGDRLLRQIGGRLLGALRQTDTVARLGGDEFAVVLPGTDTRGAAVAAGKIVSAFRTPFLVDGRLVPVGASIGVALFPRHAGEPEALIHCADVAMYVAKRGGGGTFEYQPPDVICTA; translated from the coding sequence ATGATGCATTCGGTTGAGCCGGACGCCGGCACAGACGCGATCCAGCCCACGTCCGGCCAGACGGACCATACCTCGTCAGACAGCCCCGCAGACAGCCCCGCGGATCTTGCCACGCGGGCAGTAGATTTGATCGGCGGCGCAGCGCTAGGCGCGGCCGAGGTGCAGGCCCTCTGCGGCGCCTTGCCCTGCGCCGTCGCGATCACCGATGCGATGGGCCGTCCACTGGTGCTGAACGCCGCCGCCGAGGCGTTGCTCGGCGTCAGCTTTGCCGAGCTTGCAACCGCGGCGCACCCCGCCCGTACCCTGCGATTGATCTCCCACGGCGGTGCACGGCTGCGCCCGCGTGACTGGCCGCTAGCGCTGACGCTGCGCAGCGGCCGCGCCGTTCGAGGCGCGACACTCGGCCTCCTGCGGCGCGACGGCGTCCAGCGCTGGCTGCAGGTGGATTGTGTGCCCGTGCTTGGCCGCGCCGGTCGGGTGCTTGGCACAGTGTGCAGCATCGCCGACGTCACATCGCTGTGGCAGTCGGCGGCCGATCTGCGGCCGCTTGCGGCGATCGTGGCAAGCGCCGACGACGCGATGATCGGCTGCAGTCTCGACGGTACCGTGTTTGCCTGGAACGAAGCGGCGGCACGGCTCTATGGCGTGAGCAGCGCCGGCGCGCTCGACCGGCCGCTGCGCACGGTGCTGCCGGCCGGCCACGCCGCCGCGATCGAAGGGATGCTGCGGCGCAGCGCGGCGGGCGGTGCTGCGGTGAATAACGAGGCCGACCTGCGCGATCAGCACGGTCAGCGGCGGCGACTCTCCGTGACCGTCTCTCCCATCGGCGCTGACGCGGGCTGCGTCAGCGCCGCCTCCGTGATCGTGCGTGATGTCACAGAGCGCCGCCGCGCGGAAGCAGCGCTCGCCGCCAGCGAGCGGCGATACCGCGAGCTGTTCACGAATGCGACCGACATGATGTTTACCCACGATCTGAGCGGTCGCTTCCTCAGCATGAACGACACCGGCCTGCGCACCCTGGGCTACACGCTCGACGAGGTGCTGCGCCTGGTGATGGAGGAGATCGGCGGCCCGCTCGGCGCTGGCCAGGCGCTGGAGCAAACGCAACGCCTGCTGGCCGGAGACGGCGCCGCGACCTACGAGATCGCCTTCCTGGCGCGAGATGGCCACTGCCTGCAGCTCGAGGTCAGCGCCCGGCTGATCAGCAACCATGGCCGGCCCGCGGCCGTGCACGGTATCGCTCGCGACGTAGGCGAGCGGAAGCGAACCGAGGCGCAGTTGCGCTACCAGGCGCTGCACGATGCGCTGACGGGCCTGCCCAACCGCGCCCTCTTCTATGACCGCCTGCAGCAAGGCATCGCCGCAGCGGTGCGCGACCACGAGTCGCTGGCGCTGCTCTTCCTCGACCTCGACCGCTTCAAGACCGTGAACGATGCGCTCGGACATCGTGCCGGTGACCGGCTCCTGCGACAGATTGGTGGCCGGCTGCTCGGCGCCCTGCGCCAGACGGATACGGTCGCGCGCCTCGGGGGCGATGAGTTCGCCGTGGTGCTGCCGGGCACCGACACACGCGGCGCCGCGGTAGCGGCCGGCAAGATCGTGAGCGCCTTCCGCACGCCGTTCCTGGTGGACGGGCGGCTCGTGCCGGTGGGCGCCAGCATCGGCGTCGCGCTCTTCCCGCGGCATGCCGGCGAACCGGAGGCGCTGATCCACTGCGCCGACGTGGCCATGTACGTCGCCAAGCGCGGCGGCGGGGGCACTTTCGAGTATCAGCCGCCGGATGTGATTTGTACCGCCTAG
- a CDS encoding Uma2 family endonuclease, with product MPISFKTYERVALEDGDGHWELVCGHLQKKPPMTLPHNDAIDGLTSTLSRQLDRNSYRLRSEDALLRISPTNAFQPDLFVLPQSARLKKQAEHSSGLEMYDEPMPLVVEVWSPSTGDYDVNTKIPEYQRRGDAEIWLIHPYERWLRAWRRQADGRYRETLFRGEAVVEPVALPGVRVTLATLFE from the coding sequence ATGCCGATCAGCTTCAAGACCTACGAACGCGTGGCGCTGGAGGACGGCGATGGGCACTGGGAGCTGGTCTGCGGCCACCTGCAAAAGAAGCCGCCGATGACATTGCCGCACAACGATGCGATCGACGGGTTGACAAGCACCCTGTCAAGACAGCTAGACCGAAATAGCTACCGATTGCGATCGGAAGACGCGCTGCTGCGTATCAGCCCAACGAATGCGTTCCAGCCGGATCTGTTCGTGTTGCCGCAATCCGCTCGACTGAAAAAGCAGGCCGAACACTCAAGCGGCCTTGAGATGTACGACGAGCCGATGCCGCTGGTGGTGGAGGTCTGGTCGCCGTCAACCGGCGACTACGACGTCAACACCAAGATCCCCGAGTATCAGCGCCGCGGCGACGCCGAGATCTGGCTGATCCATCCCTACGAGCGTTGGCTGCGTGCCTGGCGCCGGCAAGCTGACGGCCGCTACCGCGAGACGCTGTTCCGCGGCGAGGCGGTGGTTGAGCCGGTTGCGCTGCCCGGCGTGCGCGTTACGCTGGCGACGCTGTTCGAGTAG